In Nocardioides marinus, one DNA window encodes the following:
- a CDS encoding SDR family NAD(P)-dependent oxidoreductase gives MVQDFSGRVAIVTGASSGLGAATVRRLAAGGARVWAAARSQDLLAELADGCADLPGEVRAGHLDQTDPASCRAMVAEAVEAYGRLDVLVNNAGRHDFRRTTEVTEQEWEHDLALNLSGPFYCAQAAIPHLLEAPDGGGTIVNVASVAGVMGEAYSAAYTAAKHGVVGLTRALAVEYLKHPLRVNCVCPGGMDTPQVQTIGVPEDADWDLIMRVAATRGLMDADSVAATICFLASTDAASVNGSIQVVDAGRTAG, from the coding sequence TCGCCGCGGGTGGTGCCCGGGTGTGGGCGGCCGCGCGCAGCCAGGACCTGCTGGCCGAGCTGGCCGACGGGTGCGCCGACCTCCCGGGCGAGGTGCGGGCCGGCCACCTCGACCAGACCGACCCCGCGTCCTGCCGGGCGATGGTGGCCGAGGCCGTGGAGGCCTACGGCCGCCTCGACGTGCTGGTCAACAACGCGGGGCGCCACGACTTCCGGCGTACGACGGAGGTGACCGAGCAGGAGTGGGAGCACGACCTCGCGCTCAACCTCAGCGGCCCGTTCTACTGCGCCCAGGCGGCGATCCCGCACCTGCTCGAGGCCCCGGACGGGGGCGGCACGATCGTCAACGTCGCCTCGGTGGCGGGCGTGATGGGGGAGGCCTACTCGGCGGCGTACACCGCCGCCAAGCACGGGGTCGTCGGCCTCACCAGGGCGCTGGCGGTGGAGTACCTCAAGCACCCGCTGCGCGTGAACTGCGTGTGCCCCGGCGGGATGGACACCCCGCAGGTGCAGACCATCGGGGTGCCCGAGGACGCCGACTGGGACCTCATCATGCGCGTCGCCGCCACCCGGGGGCTGATGGACGCGGACAGCGTCGCGGCCACGATCTGCTTCCTCGCATCGACCGACGCCGCCTCGGTCAACGGCAGCATCCAGGTCGTCGACGCCGGCCGCACCGCCGGCTGA